Below is a window of Lentimicrobium sp. L6 DNA.
AGCCAACAATATAAACGATGTTAAAGTTGTAGAGTTTGGTGTGGCTCAGCCTGGGCTTTGGATGCTTGGAGGTATAAAGTATAAACTTGAGCTTTAAAAAGATTGGTTTTAATTTCAATTTCAGTGGTGCCTATTTAAATGGGCACCACTTTTTTAAAAAAAATATCAAGTTTAACAAAAGCGATCTAATGAAATCTGTATATATGACCTAAAATAAGTTATACCCTAGAACAATTGAGTAAGTTTGATATTTAATTGGTATAATAAGCATAGTCAGCCAATATGATAAATTGATCCAAACCTAAAAAGAAAGCCTGACATCCGCCAGGCTTTCAATATCTAAATTTTGCATAGATTATAAACCAAATGCTGTTTTTAATACATCAACATAGTCTAATTTCTCCCAGGTAAACAATTCTACTTCTACTTCTTTATCACCTTGATAAGGACTATGGAATTTTTTCTTCACAGTTTTTGGAGTTCTTCCCATATGACCATAAGATGCTGTTTCAGCATAAATTGGGTTTCTAAGTTTTAACCTATCTTCAATAAAAGCTGGACGAAGGTCAAATACTTCTTGAATCATTTTTGCAATTTCACCATCAGACAATTCTACCTGAGAACTTCCATAAGTATTTACATAAACACCAACCGGTTGCGCGACTCCAATAGCATAACTCAACTGTACTAATACTTCATTAGCTATTCCTGCTGCCACCATGTTTTTTGCAATATGACGAGAAGCATAAGCCGCAGACCTGTCTACTTTACTAGGATCCTTACCAGAGAAAGCTCCACCACCATGAGCACCTTTACCACCATAGGTGTCAACAATAATCTTACGGCCTGTCAAACCAGTATCACCATGGGGACCACCTATCACGAACTTTCCTGTAGGATTTACATGATATATGATTTCTTCATTGAATAATGATTGTATTTTTTCAGGCAATAAAGCTTTTACACGAGGCACTAAAATATTAATAACATCCTCTTTAATTTTTTGAACCATAGGCTCATCATCATCAAATTCATCATGCTGAGTTGAAACAACGATAGTATCAATTCTGACAGGTTGGTTATCATCACCATACTCTACAGTTACCTGACTCTTGCTATCAGGACGTAAGTAAGTCATTTCTTTACCTTCACGACGAATAGCAGCCATTTCATAAAGAAGAATATGCGAAATCTCTAATGCTAAAGGCATGTAAGAATCAGTATCTTTACAAGCATAACCAAACATCATTCCTTGGTCACCAGCACCTTGGTCTTCTTTATTTACCTTATCTACTCCACGGTTAATATCATCCGATTGTTCATGAATAGCCGATAAAACACCGCAAGAATTACCATCGAACATATATTCGCTCTTGGTATATCCTATTTTATTAATGACTTCACGTGCCACCTGCTGAACATCAACATAGGTATTAGATTTAACTTCTCCTGCTAAAACTACTTGACCAGTAGTAACAAGAGTCTCGATGGCAACTTTAGAATCAGCGTCATAAGCGATAAAAGCATCTAATAATGCGTCAGAAATCTGATCAGAAACTTTGTCTGGATGACCTTCGGAAACAGATTCGGATGTGAATAAATATCCCATTTTATTTATATTTTATAATTTTTTAAATATTTACGGGAAAGACGCTTGCAAGGAAATGTAAAGACATTATTGTTTTAGCATTTTTTTAATGTGGTTGCAAGCAAATCAAATCTTTCCACTCATTTCGAGGGCAAAGATAAATAAAATTAGAGATAATTTATCATGAAATTCTACCCTTTTATATAAAACGGCCCTATTTAGAGCTAATTTGGAAAATGATAACAAAATTACCAAATTCATTATGCCATTATCGATTCATTTCTTTCTTAAAAATTAGCCCTGAGTATGGAATGATTTCAAAAAATCGGTTTTCATTGTTTAAATCTGAATATCGAGGCGCTATACTGAAAATCAATTCAAATTTACCTTTGGGAAGTTCCATATTTTTAGTTTTAGCCGAAAAGTTTAGAACAATTAAAAGCTTCTCCTTTTTATAAGAACGATAATAAGCCAATAGCTGGTCATCACCTTTTAAAATGGTTTGCCACTTTCCCTTTTGAAGACTCTTATACTGCTTTCTCAAGCTGATCAAACTTTTATATAAATTCAATATTGAATCAGGCTCATTTTTCTGATCTTCAACATTAATAAAGGCATGATTATCATTTATGGGCAACCAAGGTTCATGATAACTAAATCCCGCATTTTTAGAGGCATTCCACTGCATAGGTGAACGAGACCGATCTCGGCCTTTATAAAAAGGCCAATATTTTAACCCCAAAGGATCTACTATGGTATTCCTTTTTAATTTGATATTAGACATTCCAATTTCTTCGCCATAATAAATAAAGGGAGTTCCTCTTATGGTCAACAGAAGCAATGCAGCAATTTTGGCTTTTTCATATTTATGTTTACCAAATCTATTCATCCCCCTACTCAAATCATGATTAGAAAGCACAAAACAGGGCCAAGCTTTTACAGGTATTTCCTTCTGCAATTTCGCAATGCTCTTATAGAATTTTTTAGCATCCCAGCGCTTAAAGAACAAGGAAAAATCAAAAGCCATATGTAAGCTATCTTTACCATTTCCAAGATAAGAAGCTACTAGTTTAGCATCCCCAGGTGGTGGATTAAAAACCTCCCCAATCAAAACCTTATCAGGATAAGAATCGACTAATTTTCGCAATTTCCTTACAATTTTATAGGATCTAGGCCTATTTCTATTAAACCAATGAGAATCAGTTAAGAGAAAACGTAATAAAGATGGATTATCTCTAAGCTTTCTATCCTTACCTATCATATTGATCACATCGAGCCTAAAACCATCTACACCCAAATTCAGCCAAAATTCAATCTCTTTAAAATACTGCTCCCTCATTGCCTTTTTCCTCCAATTCAAATCTGGTTGCTCCTTAAAAAAACTATGCAAATAATAAGACTGAGTTTGCTCTTCATACTGCCAAGCACTTTTACCAAATACCGACTTCCAATTATTCGGAACCTGACCATCCTTTGGCTTCCCCCAGATATACCAATCTCTTTTAGGATTATCAATAGAAGATGAAGATTCCAAAAACCATGGATGTTGATCAGAAGTATGGTTCATCACCAAATCCATAATAATTTTTATACCTGATGCATGAGCTTTATTCAACAGAAGTCTAAAGTCAGCCAAATCACCATAGCTACTA
It encodes the following:
- the metK gene encoding methionine adenosyltransferase; translated protein: MGYLFTSESVSEGHPDKVSDQISDALLDAFIAYDADSKVAIETLVTTGQVVLAGEVKSNTYVDVQQVAREVINKIGYTKSEYMFDGNSCGVLSAIHEQSDDINRGVDKVNKEDQGAGDQGMMFGYACKDTDSYMPLALEISHILLYEMAAIRREGKEMTYLRPDSKSQVTVEYGDDNQPVRIDTIVVSTQHDEFDDDEPMVQKIKEDVINILVPRVKALLPEKIQSLFNEEIIYHVNPTGKFVIGGPHGDTGLTGRKIIVDTYGGKGAHGGGAFSGKDPSKVDRSAAYASRHIAKNMVAAGIANEVLVQLSYAIGVAQPVGVYVNTYGSSQVELSDGEIAKMIQEVFDLRPAFIEDRLKLRNPIYAETASYGHMGRTPKTVKKKFHSPYQGDKEVEVELFTWEKLDYVDVLKTAFGL
- a CDS encoding alpha-glucosidase, which translates into the protein MKENQVKRDFIWWKHGVIYHIYPRSFYDTNNDGIGDLQGVIEKIPYLKELGVDAIWLSPVYPSPFKDSGYDISDYTSIDSSYGDLADFRLLLNKAHASGIKIIMDLVMNHTSDQHPWFLESSSSIDNPKRDWYIWGKPKDGQVPNNWKSVFGKSAWQYEEQTQSYYLHSFFKEQPDLNWRKKAMREQYFKEIEFWLNLGVDGFRLDVINMIGKDRKLRDNPSLLRFLLTDSHWFNRNRPRSYKIVRKLRKLVDSYPDKVLIGEVFNPPPGDAKLVASYLGNGKDSLHMAFDFSLFFKRWDAKKFYKSIAKLQKEIPVKAWPCFVLSNHDLSRGMNRFGKHKYEKAKIAALLLLTIRGTPFIYYGEEIGMSNIKLKRNTIVDPLGLKYWPFYKGRDRSRSPMQWNASKNAGFSYHEPWLPINDNHAFINVEDQKNEPDSILNLYKSLISLRKQYKSLQKGKWQTILKGDDQLLAYYRSYKKEKLLIVLNFSAKTKNMELPKGKFELIFSIAPRYSDLNNENRFFEIIPYSGLIFKKEMNR